The following coding sequences are from one Eleginops maclovinus isolate JMC-PN-2008 ecotype Puerto Natales chromosome 13, JC_Emac_rtc_rv5, whole genome shotgun sequence window:
- the zbtb22a gene encoding hypermethylated in cancer 2 protein isoform X2, which produces MVSLPSVMDPVAFESVLSSAYTGQLSIVHDDIVNYVTVASFLQMWHIVDKCTEILKRPRPSVEAPSGEPAVAHPGTASRQQSPSSTDCLYLEREERKKERKPDALPPLATWRRPQQFPRWGRLRPSSAQHLADSQLDTLPSYAESDYTSCEEAWVTGHAKTSHFAHDGAGHNSRCYGGFPGGEALKQKIRFQQRGALPSAERLPDKIRESADYDETPEKKRKERREIEADEGLGEVEVEKKGSFPQMGHCDFHPMSNENLGSGQAAVKVICEEAKGKVQRNVPSVHECQTGEAVPGTSCPASARLQWQTAPWSQPEQRPQEGEGCSKDEEDVDFECFTEGAFSKDTYDEIEDGTGQVSQRPLVPVSPDFTTAGAEVNWPSTSAGQGSSLTPTSSRHVSPPSAAFPPPSSPPTPSSSSSVSHAGAPYTGKVHFCHCGKAYTLKSMRDRHVKMQHLNLRPFGCPVCTKSFKMKHHLTKHLKTHGGLRPYECGLCGKKVIWRDSFLRHQARCERLASSSSANGNNASTAADVIADSYSYAFEDGGAFLAAGGQVKVEEADFHGEMEDGMHGLLGSVSGIVDELRTQSQNLDTGSHVFKEEASESFGGN; this is translated from the exons ATGGTCTCCCTCCCCTCAGTGATGGACCCGGTGGCTTTCGAGAGCGTCCTGAGCTCTGCCTACACGGGCCAGCTGAGCATCGTGCACGACGACATAGTAAACTACGTCACTGTGGCCAGTTTCCTACAGATGTGGCACATTGTGGACAAATGCACAGAGATCTTGAAGAGACCCCGTCCCTCAGTGGAAGCCCCCTCTGGAGAGCCCGCTGTGGCTCACCCCGGCACTGCATCTCGCCAGCAGTCCCCCAGCAGCACCGACTGCTTATatctggagagggaggagagaaagaaggagagaaagccTGATGCCTTGCCTCCTTTGGCCACATGGAGACGCCCACAGCAGTTTCCTAGATGGGGGAGACTGCGGCCTTCCTCAGCCCAGCACTTAGCCGACTCTCAGCTGGACACTCTGCCCAGCTACGCAGAGAGTGATTACACCAGCTGTGAGGAGGCATGGGTAACAGGTCATGCCAAAACCAGCCACTTTGCTCATGACGGAGCGGGCCACAATAGCCGGTGTTATGGGGGGTTCCCCGGTGGTGAAGCATTGAAGCAGAAAATCAGGTTTCAACAGCGGGGAGCACTGCCCAGCGCTGAGAGACTGCCTGATAAGATTAGAGAGAGCGCAGACTATGATGAGAcaccagagaagaagaggaaggagagaagagagattgAGGCAGATGAGGGACTTGGAGAAGTTGAGGTGGAGAAGAAGGGAAGCTTTCCACAAATGGGACACTGTG ACTTCCACCCAATGTCAAATGAGAATTTAGGCTCTGGACAAGCTGCGGTAAAAGTGATTTGTGAGGAGGCCAAGGGGAAAGTTCAGAGAAATGTTCCCAGTGTTCATGAGTGCCAAACAGGTGAAGCAGTTCCGGGCACTTCCTGTCCAGCTTCAGCTCGGCTGCAGTGGCAGACGGCGCCTTGGTCCCAACCAGAGCAGAGGCCACAGGAGGGGGAGGGCTGTAGTAAAGATGAGGAAGACGTGGACTTTGAATGCTTCACAGAAGGGGCTTTCAGCAAGGACACATACGATGAGATTGAAGACGGCACGGGACAGGTTTCCCAGAGGCCTCTAGTGCCTGTGTCTCCTGACTTCACCACGGCAGGGGCAGAGGTGAACTGGCCCTCCACCAGCGCAGGACAGGGCAGCTCATTGACTCCTACTTCAAGTCGCCATGTGTCTCCACCCTCTGCCGCATTTCCGCCACCCTCCTCACCCCCGACCccatcttcatcctcctcagtGTCGCACGCTGGCGCCCCCTACACGGGCAAAGTCCATTTCTGTCACTGCGGCAAAGCCTACACCCTGAAGAGCATGCGCGACCGCCACGTCAAGATGCAGCACCTCAACCTACGGCCCTTCGGATGTCCTGTTTGCACAAAGTCCTTCAAGATGAAGCACCATCTAACCAAGCACCTTAAAACGCACGGGGGGCTGCGGCCCTATGAGTGCGGCCTGTGTGGGAAGAAAGTCATCTGGAGGGACAGCTTCCTCCGGCATCAGGCCCGATGCGAGAGACTGGCCTCCAGCTCGTCGGCTAACGGAAACAACGCTAGCACAGCCGCAGACGTTATAGCCGACAGCTACAGTTACGCTTTTGAAGACGGGGGGGCTTTTCTTGCAGCGGGAGGACAGGTGAAAGTGGAGGAGGCGGATTTTCACGGGGAGATGGAGGACGGGATGCATGGCCTGTTGGGTAGCGTGTCGGGGATTGTGGATGAGTTAAGAACTCAGTCGCAAAATTTGGACACAGGTAgtcatgtttttaaagaggagGCGAGTGAGAGCTTTGGCGGGAACTAG
- the naxe gene encoding NAD(P)H-hydrate epimerase, with protein sequence MLSVRALFGISFLVTSRAQAVLSQTCPLPAAANNHKKDCSSSRAVSTMAQTIKYLGQEEAQHIDEELFSEYGFSVDQLMELAGLSCATAVARAYPISSLVKAKPSLLVICGPGNNGGDGLVCARHLKLFGYEPTILYPKRPNKPLFQGLTIQCQKMEIPFLTEMPEAKLIDEAYNLVIDAIFGFSFKGAVREPFGSILDVLKKTTSPIASIDIPSGWDVEQGSADGMQPDMLISLTAPKKSASMFRGRYHFLGGRFVPPGIERKYQLNLPPYPDQDCVLQL encoded by the exons ATGTTGAGTGTGCGTGCTCTGTTTGGGATCAGCTTCCTGGTGACCTCAAGGGCCCAAGCAGTCCTCTCTCAGACATGCCCGCTGCCCGCTGCAGCTAACAACCACAAGAAGGACTGTTCCAGCAGCAGAGCGGTCTCCACCATGGCCCAGACCATCAAATACCTcgg GCAGGAGGAGGCGCAGCACATCGATGAGGAGCTCTTCAGTGAGTATGGCTTCAGCGTGGATCAGCTGATGGAGCTGGCTGGACTCAGCTGTGCCACAGCCGTTGCCAGG gcGTATCCAATCAGCTCCCTGGTGAAGGCCAAACCGTCTCTGCTGGTGATTTGTGGACCGGGGAACAATGGGGGGGACGGCCTGGTCTGCGCCCGACACCTTAAACTCTTT GGTTACGAGCCCACCATCCTGTACCCGAAGAGGCCTAACAAGCCTCTGTTTCAGGGTCTGACCATACAGTGCCAGAAGATGGAGATCCCCTTCCTGACAGAGATGCCAGAG GCTAAATTGATTGACGAGGCTTACAACCTGGTGATAGACGCCATCTTCGGCTTCAGCTTTAAGGGGGCTGTGCGAGAGCCTTTTGGTTCCATCCTGGACGTGCTGAAAAAGACCACCTCCCCCATCGCCAGCATCGACATCCCCTCAG GTTGGGATGTGGAGCAGGGCAGTGCAGATGGAATGCAGCCCGACATGCTCATCTCCCTCACGGCTCCCAAGAAGTCTGCTTCCATGTTCAGAGGACGGTACCACTTCCTGGGGGGCCGTTTTGTTCCCCCCGGCATAGAGAGGAAGTACCAGCTCAACCTGCCCCCATACCCCGACCAGgactgtgtgctgcagctgtaG
- the scn1bb gene encoding sodium channel, voltage-gated, type I, beta b, with the protein MDVSNIVVLFIFFNMMDLYQCRGACAEVDSDTEAVAGMGFKLGCISCKKRTEVEASATVDWYFRSKGEADFVHIYTYNEDGATIESDHFIDRLDWNGSKRSNDIQDASIYLLNVTFNDSGTYRCFFNRILFYDNYEYSTVISKMVQLTVVPKATRGTASIVSEVMMYVSIIGLQVWLLIEMIYCYRKISAAGEEALREAANAEYLAIASESKDNCAGVQVGE; encoded by the exons ATGGATGTATCAAACATTGTTGtcctctttattttcttcaatatGATGG ACCTCTACCAGTGCCGGGGGGCCTGTGCCGAGGTGGATTCCGACACGGAGGCAGTGGCAGGCATGGGCTTCAAACTCGGCTGCATCTCCTGCAAGAAGAGGACTGAAGTGGAGGCCTCTGCCACTGTGGATTGGTACTTCAGGAGCAAAGGAGAGGCCGACTTTGTTCAT ATCTACACCTACAACGAGGACGGCGCCACCATTGAAAGCGACCACTTTATAGACCGTCTGGATTGGAACGGAAGTAAGAGGAGCAACGACATCCAAGACGCATCCATATACCTGCTCAATGTCACCTTCAACGACTCGGGGACCTACCGCTGCTTCTTCAACCGCATCCTCTTCTACGACAACTATGAGTACAGCACCGTCATCAGCAAGATGGTGCAGCTCACCGTGGTGCCTAAAG CGACCCGAGGAACGGCTTCCATCGTGTCCGAGGTCATGATGTACGTGTCCATCATCGGCCTGCAGGTGTGGCTGCTCATAGAGATGATTTACTGCTACAGGAAAATCTCAGCTGCTGGGGAGGAAGCATTACGAGAAGCGGC AAATGCTGAATATTTAGCGATAGCCTCGGAAAGTAAAGACAACTGTGCGGGGGTGCAGGTCGGCGAATAG
- the zbtb22a gene encoding hypermethylated in cancer 2 protein isoform X1, producing MDPTCSASVAPAGLTVQVCFPGARAAVLDNLNRQREEGRLCDLSIQVQGQVFRAHRCVLAASSPYFHDQVLLKNVTMVSLPSVMDPVAFESVLSSAYTGQLSIVHDDIVNYVTVASFLQMWHIVDKCTEILKRPRPSVEAPSGEPAVAHPGTASRQQSPSSTDCLYLEREERKKERKPDALPPLATWRRPQQFPRWGRLRPSSAQHLADSQLDTLPSYAESDYTSCEEAWVTGHAKTSHFAHDGAGHNSRCYGGFPGGEALKQKIRFQQRGALPSAERLPDKIRESADYDETPEKKRKERREIEADEGLGEVEVEKKGSFPQMGHCDFHPMSNENLGSGQAAVKVICEEAKGKVQRNVPSVHECQTGEAVPGTSCPASARLQWQTAPWSQPEQRPQEGEGCSKDEEDVDFECFTEGAFSKDTYDEIEDGTGQVSQRPLVPVSPDFTTAGAEVNWPSTSAGQGSSLTPTSSRHVSPPSAAFPPPSSPPTPSSSSSVSHAGAPYTGKVHFCHCGKAYTLKSMRDRHVKMQHLNLRPFGCPVCTKSFKMKHHLTKHLKTHGGLRPYECGLCGKKVIWRDSFLRHQARCERLASSSSANGNNASTAADVIADSYSYAFEDGGAFLAAGGQVKVEEADFHGEMEDGMHGLLGSVSGIVDELRTQSQNLDTGSHVFKEEASESFGGN from the exons ATGGATCCGACCTGCAGTGCCTCTGTGGCTCCAGCTGGTCTGACAGTGCAGGTGTGTTTCCCCGGGGCCCGGGCTGCTGTTCTGGACAATCTGAACCGGCAGAGGGAAGAGGGCCGGCTGTGTGACCTCTCCATCCAGGTGCAGGGACAAGTGTTCAGAGCCCACCGCTGTGTGCTTGCTGCCTCCTCGCCTTACTTTCATGACCAG GTGTTGCTGAAGAATGTCACCATGGTCTCCCTCCCCTCAGTGATGGACCCGGTGGCTTTCGAGAGCGTCCTGAGCTCTGCCTACACGGGCCAGCTGAGCATCGTGCACGACGACATAGTAAACTACGTCACTGTGGCCAGTTTCCTACAGATGTGGCACATTGTGGACAAATGCACAGAGATCTTGAAGAGACCCCGTCCCTCAGTGGAAGCCCCCTCTGGAGAGCCCGCTGTGGCTCACCCCGGCACTGCATCTCGCCAGCAGTCCCCCAGCAGCACCGACTGCTTATatctggagagggaggagagaaagaaggagagaaagccTGATGCCTTGCCTCCTTTGGCCACATGGAGACGCCCACAGCAGTTTCCTAGATGGGGGAGACTGCGGCCTTCCTCAGCCCAGCACTTAGCCGACTCTCAGCTGGACACTCTGCCCAGCTACGCAGAGAGTGATTACACCAGCTGTGAGGAGGCATGGGTAACAGGTCATGCCAAAACCAGCCACTTTGCTCATGACGGAGCGGGCCACAATAGCCGGTGTTATGGGGGGTTCCCCGGTGGTGAAGCATTGAAGCAGAAAATCAGGTTTCAACAGCGGGGAGCACTGCCCAGCGCTGAGAGACTGCCTGATAAGATTAGAGAGAGCGCAGACTATGATGAGAcaccagagaagaagaggaaggagagaagagagattgAGGCAGATGAGGGACTTGGAGAAGTTGAGGTGGAGAAGAAGGGAAGCTTTCCACAAATGGGACACTGTG ACTTCCACCCAATGTCAAATGAGAATTTAGGCTCTGGACAAGCTGCGGTAAAAGTGATTTGTGAGGAGGCCAAGGGGAAAGTTCAGAGAAATGTTCCCAGTGTTCATGAGTGCCAAACAGGTGAAGCAGTTCCGGGCACTTCCTGTCCAGCTTCAGCTCGGCTGCAGTGGCAGACGGCGCCTTGGTCCCAACCAGAGCAGAGGCCACAGGAGGGGGAGGGCTGTAGTAAAGATGAGGAAGACGTGGACTTTGAATGCTTCACAGAAGGGGCTTTCAGCAAGGACACATACGATGAGATTGAAGACGGCACGGGACAGGTTTCCCAGAGGCCTCTAGTGCCTGTGTCTCCTGACTTCACCACGGCAGGGGCAGAGGTGAACTGGCCCTCCACCAGCGCAGGACAGGGCAGCTCATTGACTCCTACTTCAAGTCGCCATGTGTCTCCACCCTCTGCCGCATTTCCGCCACCCTCCTCACCCCCGACCccatcttcatcctcctcagtGTCGCACGCTGGCGCCCCCTACACGGGCAAAGTCCATTTCTGTCACTGCGGCAAAGCCTACACCCTGAAGAGCATGCGCGACCGCCACGTCAAGATGCAGCACCTCAACCTACGGCCCTTCGGATGTCCTGTTTGCACAAAGTCCTTCAAGATGAAGCACCATCTAACCAAGCACCTTAAAACGCACGGGGGGCTGCGGCCCTATGAGTGCGGCCTGTGTGGGAAGAAAGTCATCTGGAGGGACAGCTTCCTCCGGCATCAGGCCCGATGCGAGAGACTGGCCTCCAGCTCGTCGGCTAACGGAAACAACGCTAGCACAGCCGCAGACGTTATAGCCGACAGCTACAGTTACGCTTTTGAAGACGGGGGGGCTTTTCTTGCAGCGGGAGGACAGGTGAAAGTGGAGGAGGCGGATTTTCACGGGGAGATGGAGGACGGGATGCATGGCCTGTTGGGTAGCGTGTCGGGGATTGTGGATGAGTTAAGAACTCAGTCGCAAAATTTGGACACAGGTAgtcatgtttttaaagaggagGCGAGTGAGAGCTTTGGCGGGAACTAG